A region of the Flintibacter sp. KGMB00164 genome:
CTGCGCATTGTCTTATATCTATCCGGAGCAAAAGATGTAGTAACATCCAGCCGATTAGCGGAAGAGCTTGGTATACCGCACAGCATTGTTTTTAAAACGGTCAAAAAGCTACAAAAAGCAGACATTGTTCAATCCACCACGGGTACAACAGGCGGTTATCTTTTGTCCAGACCATCCACGGAAATCAGGGTGTACGATATTGTCAGTATTATGGAGAAAACCATGAAGCTCAACCGATGTCTGGAGC
Encoded here:
- a CDS encoding Rrf2 family transcriptional regulator, whose translation is MQLNISTDYALRIVLYLSGAKDVVTSSRLAEELGIPHSIVFKTVKKLQKADIVQSTTGTTGGYLLSRPSTEIRVYDIVSIMEKTMKLNRCLEPDRYCSRGAVDTCPARRFYANLQEKIEQTLKEMTIYELMHGAKSGEVDS